From Bacteroidota bacterium, one genomic window encodes:
- the rplV gene encoding 50S ribosomal protein L22: protein MGVRKRLAAEKRKETLKTTAIARNVQAPTSPRKARVVSDLIRGVEVMKAINILHYNAKLPAKRLEKLLQSAITNWEIKSGQKIDEGTVYVKTIAVDSGRMLKRLRPAPQGRGNRIRKRSNHVTIILDNMENRKPSKKEVGIANRLAKTTAARTKAPAAETK from the coding sequence ATGGGAGTTAGAAAAAGATTAGCTGCAGAAAAGCGCAAAGAAACCTTGAAGACCACAGCGATTGCACGTAATGTGCAGGCGCCAACTTCACCACGTAAAGCACGTGTTGTATCGGATCTTATCCGTGGAGTTGAAGTCATGAAGGCAATAAACATACTTCACTACAATGCCAAATTACCGGCAAAACGTCTTGAAAAACTTTTACAGTCTGCTATCACAAACTGGGAAATTAAAAGTGGTCAGAAGATCGATGAAGGAACTGTGTATGTGAAAACAATTGCTGTTGATAGCGGCAGAATGTTGAAACGTCTTCGTCCGGCACCGCAAGGTCGTGGTAACAGGATCCGTAAACGTTCAAACCACGTAACGATCATCCTTGACAACATGGAGAATCGTAAACCTTCGAAGAAAGAAGTAGGAATTGCAAATCGTCTTGCAAAGACAACTGCAGCAAGAACAAAAGCTCCGGCAGCAGAAACAAAATAA
- the rpsC gene encoding 30S ribosomal protein S3: protein MGQKANAIGNRLGIIRGWDSNWYGGKNYADKLVEDEKIRKYLMARLAKGGVSKIVIERTLKLITVTVHTARPGIVIGKGGQEVDRLKEEIKKLTKKDVQINIFEIKRPETDAQLVGDGIARQIEARISFRRAAKMSIASTMRMGAEGIRIMVSGRLGGAEMARTEQYKEGRVPLHTFRADIDFSISEAQTSYGKIGIKVWICRGEVYGKRDLSPNVGSNATSSAGSGKGFGTPSRGGDNRGGDRGGRGGRGGQGGGGNRGGQGGGGNRGGQGGGNRGGGQGGRK from the coding sequence ATGGGACAAAAAGCGAACGCGATAGGCAATAGACTTGGAATCATCAGAGGATGGGACTCCAACTGGTACGGTGGAAAAAACTACGCCGATAAACTGGTTGAAGACGAAAAGATCCGTAAATACTTAATGGCACGTCTTGCAAAAGGCGGCGTTTCAAAAATTGTTATTGAGCGTACATTAAAGCTGATCACCGTTACTGTTCATACTGCTCGTCCGGGTATTGTAATCGGAAAAGGCGGTCAGGAAGTTGACAGATTGAAAGAAGAGATCAAGAAGCTTACTAAGAAAGATGTTCAGATCAACATTTTCGAGATCAAACGTCCGGAAACTGATGCTCAACTGGTAGGTGATGGTATCGCTCGTCAGATCGAAGCCCGTATCTCTTTCCGTCGTGCAGCAAAAATGTCAATTGCATCTACAATGCGTATGGGAGCTGAAGGTATTCGTATCATGGTCTCAGGTCGTTTAGGTGGTGCAGAGATGGCACGTACAGAACAATACAAAGAAGGAAGAGTTCCATTACATACATTCCGTGCCGATATCGATTTCTCGATCTCTGAAGCACAAACAAGTTACGGTAAGATCGGTATCAAAGTATGGATCTGCAGAGGTGAAGTTTATGGAAAGAGAGATCTTTCTCCAAACGTAGGCTCAAACGCAACGAGCAGTGCAGGTTCAGGAAAAGGCTTTGGTACACCATCAAGAGGTGGTGATAACAGAGGCGGCGACAGAGGTGGTCGTGGCGGACGCGGTGGTCAAGGTGGCGGTGGAAATCGCGGTGGCCAGGGTGGCGGTGGAAATCGTGGAGGTCAGGGCGGTGGAAATCGCGGTGGTGGCCAGGGTGGAAGAAAATAA
- the rplP gene encoding 50S ribosomal protein L16: protein MLQPKKTKFRKQHKMVPKGNATRGHELAFGSFGIKSLETGWLPSRQIEAARVAVTRYMKREGQIWVRIFPDKPITRKPAEVRMGKGKGAPEFWVAVVKPGTVIFEAEGVPENIAREALRLAAQKLSVNTKFVIRRDYAAAAQ from the coding sequence ATGTTACAGCCGAAGAAAACTAAGTTCAGAAAACAACATAAAATGGTTCCGAAAGGAAATGCAACCCGCGGTCACGAATTGGCTTTTGGTTCATTCGGAATAAAATCTCTTGAAACAGGTTGGTTACCCAGCAGACAAATCGAGGCAGCTCGTGTAGCGGTAACGCGATACATGAAACGTGAAGGTCAGATCTGGGTACGTATCTTCCCTGACAAGCCGATCACACGTAAACCTGCAGAGGTTCGTATGGGTAAAGGTAAAGGTGCTCCTGAATTCTGGGTAGCAGTTGTAAAACCGGGAACTGTGATATTCGAAGCAGAAGGTGTTCCGGAAAACATCGCCCGCGAAGCATTACGCTTAGCCGCACAAAAACTTTCAGTGAATACAAAATTTGTCATTCGCCGTGATTATGCAGCAGCAGCACAATAA
- the rpmC gene encoding 50S ribosomal protein L29 yields MKIADIKELTTDELRLRLEEEKAIYLKMKMNHAVSPIENPMKIRATRRGIAMIHTELTSRQKTDSN; encoded by the coding sequence ATGAAAATAGCAGATATCAAAGAATTAACAACAGATGAACTTCGCTTACGTCTTGAAGAAGAGAAAGCGATCTATCTGAAAATGAAAATGAATCATGCGGTTTCTCCAATCGAGAACCCAATGAAGATTCGTGCAACACGTCGCGGCATAGCGATGATTCATACAGAATTAACGAGTCGTCAAAAAACCGATTCTAACTAA
- the rpsQ gene encoding 30S ribosomal protein S17: MENTSTEKRSLRKERIGVVVSNKMSKSIVVAVERKVKHEKYGKFIKLTTKFMAHDEKNESGIGDLVLIAETRPLSKSKNWRLKQILEKAK, from the coding sequence ATGGAAAATACTTCAACAGAAAAACGCAGTTTACGTAAAGAACGTATCGGTGTTGTTGTCAGCAACAAGATGAGCAAAAGCATCGTCGTAGCTGTCGAACGTAAAGTGAAACACGAGAAATACGGAAAGTTCATCAAATTGACCACGAAATTCATGGCACATGATGAGAAAAACGAATCAGGAATCGGAGACCTTGTTCTGATCGCCGAAACCCGCCCTCTCAGTAAATCAAAAAACTGGAGATTGAAACAGATTTTAGAAAAAGCAAAATAA
- the rplN gene encoding 50S ribosomal protein L14: MIQQESRCVVADNSGAKEVLCIRVLGGTKKKYASLGDKVVVTVKHALPSGNVKKGTVSKAVVVRTKKEVKRNDGSYIRFDDNAVVLLTATDELRGTRIFGPVARELREKQFMKIVSLAPEVL; encoded by the coding sequence ATGATACAGCAAGAATCCAGATGCGTAGTAGCAGACAATAGCGGAGCCAAAGAAGTTCTTTGTATCCGGGTGTTGGGTGGTACAAAAAAGAAATACGCCAGCTTAGGTGATAAAGTAGTAGTAACCGTTAAGCATGCTCTTCCTTCAGGAAACGTAAAAAAAGGTACGGTATCAAAAGCGGTTGTCGTACGTACGAAAAAAGAAGTAAAACGTAATGACGGTTCTTACATCCGTTTCGACGACAACGCAGTAGTGCTTCTTACAGCTACAGACGAATTACGTGGTACACGTATCTTCGGACCGGTAGCCCGTGAACTTCGCGAGAAGCAATTCATGAAAATAGTTTCATTAGCACCAGAAGTACTTTAA
- the rplX gene encoding 50S ribosomal protein L24 yields MERKFNKQPKLNLRKGDIVKVMAGDSKGSQGRVLEVISKDRKVLVEGVNLVSKHTKPNAKNTQGGIVKKEAPIHMSNVMLVDGKGKTTRVAYKEVEGKLVRYSKKSEEVIK; encoded by the coding sequence ATGGAAAGAAAATTCAATAAACAACCCAAACTCAACCTACGCAAAGGCGATATCGTGAAAGTGATGGCCGGTGATTCGAAAGGTTCTCAAGGACGTGTCCTTGAAGTGATCTCTAAGGATCGTAAGGTCCTGGTTGAAGGGGTCAATCTGGTTAGTAAGCATACTAAACCAAACGCAAAAAACACTCAAGGTGGTATCGTGAAAAAAGAAGCTCCTATTCACATGTCAAATGTGATGCTGGTCGACGGCAAAGGAAAAACTACTCGCGTAGCTTACAAAGAAGTGGAAGGCAAATTAGTTCGTTATTCTAAAAAGTCTGAGGAGGTAATCAAATAA
- the rplE gene encoding 50S ribosomal protein L5, whose amino-acid sequence MAYVPRLKDKYKQEVVPALSKKFNYKSSMQVPRLLKICVNQGVGDAVSDKKLIDSALNEMTQIVGQKPVPTKSKKDISNFKLRVNVPIGVRVTLRDVNMYEFLDRLISVSLPRIRDFRGINPKGFDGSGNYTLGVTEQIIFPEIDIDKVNKVTGMDITFVTSAKTDEEAMELLREFGLPFRTN is encoded by the coding sequence ATGGCATACGTTCCAAGATTAAAAGACAAGTATAAACAAGAAGTTGTACCTGCTCTTTCAAAAAAATTCAACTACAAAAGCTCAATGCAGGTTCCACGTCTGTTAAAGATCTGTGTGAATCAAGGTGTAGGTGATGCAGTAAGTGACAAAAAACTTATTGATTCAGCATTGAATGAAATGACTCAGATCGTAGGACAGAAACCTGTACCGACAAAGTCAAAGAAAGATATCTCGAACTTCAAACTTCGTGTGAATGTTCCGATCGGAGTACGTGTTACTCTTCGTGATGTGAACATGTACGAATTCCTTGATCGTTTGATCTCTGTTTCTCTTCCTCGTATCCGTGATTTCCGTGGAATCAATCCGAAAGGTTTTGATGGCAGCGGTAACTACACACTAGGAGTTACTGAGCAGATCATCTTCCCTGAGATCGATATCGATAAAGTAAATAAAGTAACCGGAATGGACATCACATTTGTTACGTCTGCAAAGACTGACGAAGAAGCGATGGAGCTCTTAAGAGAATTCGGTTTACCATTCAGAACAAATTAA
- the rpsN gene encoding 30S ribosomal protein S14 codes for MAKESMKAREVKRARMNARYAEKRAALKAAGDYEALDKLPKNSSPVRMHNRCKLTGRPRGYMRTFGISRNVFRLMALNGKIPGVTKASW; via the coding sequence ATGGCAAAAGAATCAATGAAGGCAAGAGAAGTGAAACGTGCGCGTATGAATGCCCGTTATGCTGAAAAGCGCGCTGCACTTAAAGCTGCCGGTGATTATGAAGCACTTGACAAACTTCCAAAAAACTCTTCACCTGTACGTATGCACAATCGTTGCAAATTAACAGGAAGACCACGCGGTTACATGCGTACGTTCGGGATATCACGTAACGTGTTCCGTTTAATGGCTCTGAATGGAAAAATTCCGGGAGTTACAAAAGCTAGTTGGTAA
- the rpsH gene encoding 30S ribosomal protein S8, translating to MTDPIADFITRIRNAVRANHRIVQIPASNLKKEMTKILKEKGYILDYKFEEDTKQGLIKIALKYHPVTKVPAIRNLTRISKPGLRKYAGVEAMPRVINGLGIAILSTSKGVMTDKEAKTEKVGGEVLCYVY from the coding sequence ATGACAGATCCTATTGCAGACTTCATTACAAGAATTCGAAATGCCGTGAGAGCAAATCACCGCATCGTGCAGATACCTGCCTCGAATTTAAAGAAGGAAATGACAAAAATCCTTAAAGAAAAAGGATACATCCTCGACTATAAATTCGAAGAGGACACTAAACAAGGCCTTATAAAAATCGCTTTGAAATATCATCCGGTTACGAAAGTTCCTGCGATCCGTAATTTAACACGTATCAGCAAACCCGGACTTCGTAAATACGCAGGCGTAGAAGCTATGCCGCGTGTAATCAACGGTCTTGGTATTGCCATTCTATCAACTTCTAAAGGTGTCATGACCGATAAAGAAGCGAAGACGGAAAAAGTTGGTGGAGAAGTACTTTGTTATGTTTATTAA
- the rplF gene encoding 50S ribosomal protein L6, with product MSRIGKLPITIPAKVEVKVNGKTVHVKGPKGELKQVLVNGVSIAIDGTTLTVNRDSEAKQHRALHGLYRSLISNMIIGVSEGFVKQQELVGVGYKATNNGQLLDLVLGYSHHFIFEIPAEVKVSTKQEKGQNPTVILESADKQLLGAVAAKIRSLRAPEPYKGKGIKFSGEVLRRKAGKSAAKK from the coding sequence ATGTCACGTATTGGAAAATTACCAATAACGATTCCGGCCAAAGTTGAGGTCAAAGTAAACGGGAAGACCGTGCATGTTAAAGGCCCGAAAGGTGAACTTAAACAGGTACTTGTTAATGGAGTTTCTATCGCTATCGATGGAACTACACTAACTGTGAATCGTGATTCAGAAGCGAAACAACATCGCGCTCTGCATGGCCTATATCGTTCATTGATCAGTAATATGATCATTGGCGTATCAGAAGGCTTTGTAAAGCAACAGGAATTAGTAGGTGTAGGTTATAAAGCAACAAACAACGGTCAGTTATTGGATCTTGTACTTGGATACTCTCACCATTTCATCTTCGAAATTCCTGCAGAAGTTAAAGTTTCTACTAAACAAGAAAAAGGGCAAAACCCAACTGTGATCTTAGAAAGCGCAGATAAACAATTACTAGGTGCAGTTGCTGCAAAGATCCGCTCATTGCGTGCTCCTGAGCCTTACAAAGGAAAAGGTATTAAATTCAGCGGCGAAGTTCTGAGAAGAAAAGCCGGTAAGTCAGCCGCTAAAAAATAA
- the rplR gene encoding 50S ribosomal protein L18: MLRKQLRRNSIRTRIRRTIKGTAQRPRLSVFRSNKQIYAQLIDDVAGVTLVAASSSAKEFTVKGNKVDVAKEVGKMIAGKAQQSGISAVVFDRGGYLYHGRIKALAEGAREAGLQF; the protein is encoded by the coding sequence ATGTTAAGAAAACAGCTCCGCAGAAATAGTATCCGTACACGTATTCGTCGTACGATCAAAGGAACAGCACAACGTCCGCGTTTATCTGTCTTCCGTAGCAATAAACAAATTTATGCCCAGCTTATCGATGATGTAGCAGGAGTAACATTAGTTGCCGCTTCTTCAAGTGCAAAAGAATTTACCGTAAAAGGAAATAAAGTTGATGTCGCAAAAGAAGTAGGTAAGATGATCGCAGGAAAAGCACAGCAAAGCGGAATCAGTGCCGTTGTGTTTGACCGTGGAGGTTACCTTTATCATGGCCGTATCAAGGCTCTTGCAGAAGGTGCCCGTGAAGCAGGTCTACAGTTTTAA
- the rpmD gene encoding 50S ribosomal protein L30, producing MATVKITLVKSGIDRPSNQKKTLNALGLTKMNRSVEVEHTPQIKGMINVVKHLVTVTQN from the coding sequence ATGGCAACAGTTAAAATTACACTTGTAAAAAGTGGTATCGATCGCCCAAGTAATCAGAAGAAAACTCTGAATGCTTTAGGATTGACAAAAATGAACCGTTCAGTTGAAGTGGAACATACTCCACAGATCAAAGGAATGATCAACGTAGTGAAGCATCTGGTAACAGTAACACAAAATTAA
- the rplO gene encoding 50S ribosomal protein L15: protein MNLSSLKPAKGSVKTNKRLGRGTGSGRGGTSTRGHKGAQSRSGYSSKRGFEGGQMPLQRRIPKFGFKNPFRKEFHGINLDTLQSLAETLKVSSIDVDMLVKNGLASKNDRVKILGRGEVKSKLEVKAHAFSKTATEAIEAKGGSTTTIETKGVSTTTIETKGGSTTTI from the coding sequence ATGAATCTATCATCACTCAAACCTGCTAAAGGTTCAGTAAAAACAAATAAGAGACTCGGTCGTGGTACCGGTTCAGGTCGCGGCGGTACTTCTACGCGTGGTCACAAAGGTGCACAGTCACGTTCAGGTTACAGCTCTAAGCGTGGTTTCGAAGGTGGTCAAATGCCTTTGCAACGTCGTATTCCTAAGTTCGGATTTAAGAATCCATTCCGTAAAGAATTCCACGGAATCAACCTTGATACACTTCAGTCACTTGCTGAAACATTAAAAGTGTCAAGCATCGACGTTGATATGCTGGTAAAAAATGGTCTTGCTTCAAAAAACGACAGAGTGAAAATCTTAGGTCGTGGTGAAGTAAAATCAAAACTTGAAGTGAAAGCACACGCTTTCTCTAAAACAGCTACTGAAGCAATCGAAGCAAAAGGTGGTTCTACAACTACAATTGAAACAAAAGGCGTTTCTACAACTACTATTGAAACAAAAGGCGGTTCTACAACTACCATCTAA
- the secY gene encoding preprotein translocase subunit SecY, with protein sequence MKNLIQTIRNIFKIEDLRTRILNTLFFLLIYRLGTHIVLPGVDPNQLSALQNQTSGGVLGLLDMFSGGAFSHSSIFALGIMPYISASIVIQLLSIAVPYFQKMQKEGESGRKRINNITRWLTVVITAFQAPGYIVNLRAQVPNAIISVTNPELVSPFTFWFTSIVILVAGTIFVMWLGERITDKGLGNGISLIIMVGIIARLPQSFRDEVLSRANSNGGMVVLLLELVALGAVIAFTILLVQGTRRIPVNFAKKIVGNKQYGGVRQYIPLKVNAAGVMPIIFAQAIMFIPATIAQFFPDAAASQGILATFGNFTSFWYNFVFATLIILFTYFYTAIAVNANQMADDMKKNNGFIPGIKPGRSTSEFIDDVISRITLPGSIFLAIIAILPTFALLMNINNNFAHFYGGTSLLILVGVVLDTLQQIESHLLMRHYDGLMKTGRIKGRSTQAASAV encoded by the coding sequence ATGAAAAATCTGATACAAACTATCCGGAATATATTTAAGATCGAAGATCTAAGAACACGTATATTGAATACGCTCTTCTTTCTTTTGATCTACCGTCTAGGTACACACATCGTGTTACCGGGTGTTGATCCTAATCAACTTTCAGCTCTGCAAAACCAGACTTCTGGTGGTGTATTGGGTCTGTTAGATATGTTTTCCGGTGGTGCGTTCTCGCATTCTTCGATCTTTGCACTTGGTATCATGCCATACATCTCTGCATCGATCGTGATCCAGCTTCTTAGTATTGCAGTTCCTTATTTCCAGAAAATGCAGAAAGAAGGTGAATCAGGAAGAAAGAGAATCAATAATATTACCCGTTGGTTAACTGTGGTCATCACAGCTTTCCAGGCTCCGGGATACATCGTGAATCTTCGTGCACAAGTTCCGAATGCAATCATCTCAGTAACTAATCCTGAACTGGTTTCTCCTTTCACGTTCTGGTTCACATCGATCGTTATCCTTGTTGCCGGTACTATATTCGTAATGTGGTTAGGTGAGCGTATCACGGACAAAGGTCTTGGAAACGGAATCTCTCTGATCATCATGGTGGGTATCATTGCCCGTCTACCACAGTCTTTCCGTGATGAAGTTCTGTCACGTGCAAATTCAAATGGTGGAATGGTTGTACTTCTTTTAGAACTCGTCGCCTTAGGTGCAGTAATCGCTTTCACCATCTTGCTCGTACAAGGGACCAGAAGAATACCGGTCAACTTTGCCAAGAAGATCGTTGGAAACAAACAATACGGTGGAGTACGTCAGTACATTCCTCTTAAAGTAAACGCTGCAGGTGTAATGCCGATCATCTTCGCTCAGGCGATCATGTTCATTCCTGCAACGATCGCTCAATTCTTCCCTGATGCAGCTGCTTCTCAAGGTATTCTTGCAACATTCGGAAACTTCACATCATTCTGGTATAATTTCGTATTCGCTACATTGATCATCCTCTTCACTTATTTCTATACTGCAATCGCAGTAAATGCAAATCAGATGGCTGATGATATGAAAAAGAATAACGGATTCATTCCGGGCATCAAGCCGGGAAGAAGTACATCAGAATTCATTGATGATGTAATATCACGCATTACGCTTCCGGGATCGATCTTCCTTGCGATCATCGCCATCCTGCCAACGTTTGCCCTTCTTATGAATATTAACAACAACTTCGCTCACTTCTACGGTGGTACTTCCTTGCTGATCCTTGTGGGTGTTGTATTAGATACATTACAACAGATAGAAAGTCATTTATTGATGCGTCACTACGACGGATTAATGAAGACCGGAAGAATCAAAGGAAGAAGTACACAAGCCGCTTCGGCTGTTTAA
- the map gene encoding type I methionyl aminopeptidase — protein MLFYKTKEEIELVRESSLLVAKTLAEVAKAIRPGITTLELDRIAEEFIRDHQATPAFLNYNGFPNSLCISMNAQVVHGIPNIDVLKEGDVCSVDCGVLKNGFYGDSAYTFAIGEVAEESAQLLKITRESLLKGIEKAIVGNRLGDVSSAIQEYAESHGFSVVRELVGHGIGRHLHEKPEVPNYGKRGTGLVLKEGLIIAIEPMINMGTKAVVHEKDGWTIRTADRKPSAHFEHTVAIGKGTADILSSFEFIEEALKNNINTKVTN, from the coding sequence ATGCTATTTTATAAAACGAAAGAAGAGATTGAATTAGTAAGAGAGAGTTCTTTGCTTGTTGCCAAAACCCTTGCTGAAGTAGCGAAAGCTATCAGACCGGGCATTACCACACTGGAGCTGGATCGTATTGCGGAAGAATTTATCCGTGATCACCAGGCGACACCGGCGTTTTTGAATTACAATGGATTTCCAAATTCATTGTGTATCTCAATGAATGCTCAAGTCGTTCATGGCATCCCTAATATAGATGTATTGAAAGAAGGTGATGTTTGTTCAGTGGATTGCGGTGTACTTAAAAATGGTTTCTACGGCGATTCTGCATATACATTTGCTATCGGTGAAGTTGCAGAAGAGAGTGCACAGTTATTGAAAATAACACGTGAGTCGCTGTTGAAAGGAATTGAAAAAGCCATTGTCGGAAACAGACTCGGTGATGTCAGTTCAGCAATTCAGGAATATGCAGAATCACACGGCTTCTCTGTGGTTCGTGAATTAGTCGGTCATGGAATAGGTCGGCACCTTCACGAAAAACCGGAAGTTCCCAATTACGGAAAACGTGGTACCGGCTTAGTACTGAAAGAGGGTTTAATTATTGCCATCGAACCAATGATCAACATGGGAACGAAAGCAGTAGTTCATGAGAAAGATGGTTGGACGATCCGTACAGCGGACAGAAAACCTTCGGCACATTTTGAACATACAGTGGCAATAGGAAAAGGCACAGCGGATATACTAAGCTCATTCGAATTTATTGAAGAAGCATTAAAGAATAACATAAATACAAAAGTTACCAACTGA
- the infA gene encoding translation initiation factor IF-1, producing the protein MAKQANIEQDGTITEALSNAMFRVELENGHEIIAHISGKMRMNYIKILPGDKVKVELSPYDLTKGRITYRYK; encoded by the coding sequence GTGGCAAAACAAGCAAACATAGAGCAAGACGGAACGATCACTGAAGCATTGTCAAATGCAATGTTCAGAGTCGAACTGGAAAATGGTCACGAGATCATCGCTCACATCTCGGGAAAAATGAGAATGAATTATATTAAAATCCTTCCCGGTGATAAAGTAAAAGTGGAGTTGTCACCTTACGATCTTACTAAAGGACGAATCACTTACAGATATAAGTAA
- the rpmJ gene encoding 50S ribosomal protein L36, giving the protein MKVKPAIKKRSVDCKIVRRKGRLYVINKKNPRFKQRQG; this is encoded by the coding sequence ATGAAAGTAAAACCTGCTATTAAAAAAAGAAGCGTCGACTGCAAGATCGTTCGCAGAAAAGGAAGATTGTATGTTATCAACAAAAAGAATCCACGCTTTAAGCAGCGTCAAGGGTAA
- the rpsM gene encoding 30S ribosomal protein S13, protein MARIAGIDLPKHKRGVIGLTYIFGIGRSTAERILNEAGIDQSVKVDAWDDDQLTKIRTIINELKVEGALRSETQLNIKRLVDINCYRGMRHRNGLPVRGQRTKTNTRTRKGKRKTVANKKKATKM, encoded by the coding sequence ATGGCTCGTATTGCTGGTATTGACTTACCAAAACACAAAAGAGGCGTCATTGGCCTCACGTACATTTTCGGAATCGGTCGCTCAACGGCTGAACGTATCCTGAATGAAGCCGGAATCGACCAAAGCGTGAAAGTAGATGCATGGGATGACGATCAACTTACGAAGATCCGTACAATCATCAACGAATTAAAAGTTGAAGGTGCGCTGCGTTCTGAAACTCAACTGAACATCAAACGTCTGGTTGATATCAACTGCTACCGTGGTATGCGTCACCGTAATGGCCTTCCGGTTCGTGGCCAACGTACTAAAACGAACACCCGTACCAGAAAAGGTAAACGTAAAACTGTTGCCAACAAGAAGAAGGCAACTAAAATGTAA
- the rpsK gene encoding 30S ribosomal protein S11 — protein sequence MATQQTTNKSTKAAKKKVVKVEAFGKAFISATFNNIIISLTNDSGQVISWASAGKMGFKGSKKNTPYAAQLAAADCAKAAFDLGLRKVKVFVRGPGGGRESAIRTLHQSGIEVTEIMDLTPIPHNGCRPKGKRRV from the coding sequence ATGGCAACTCAACAAACAACAAACAAAAGTACTAAAGCCGCTAAGAAAAAAGTGGTGAAAGTAGAAGCGTTCGGTAAAGCATTTATCAGCGCCACTTTTAACAATATCATCATCTCTTTGACGAATGATTCAGGACAAGTTATCTCTTGGGCGTCAGCAGGGAAAATGGGATTCAAAGGTTCGAAAAAGAACACTCCGTATGCTGCTCAGTTAGCAGCTGCTGATTGCGCGAAAGCAGCTTTCGACCTTGGACTTCGTAAAGTGAAAGTTTTCGTAAGAGGACCGGGCGGCGGACGTGAGTCAGCTATCCGTACACTTCACCAATCAGGTATCGAAGTTACTGAGATCATGGACTTAACTCCAATCCCTCACAACGGATGCCGTCCTAAAGGAAAGCGTAGAGTATAA
- the rpsD gene encoding 30S ribosomal protein S4 — protein sequence MARYIGPTSKIARKFREPIFGPDKVLEKKNYPPGQHGQTKKRAKQSEYAVQLMEKQKVKYMYGILERQFAKIFDRASRKGGVTGENLLQLIELRLDNVTFRLGLAPTRMASRQLVSHRHITVNGKVVNIPSYTCRPGDVVAVREQSKALEVIVSNAPSSASRHAWLEWDRASMTGKVLSGPSRDMIPESIKEQLIVELYSK from the coding sequence ATGGCAAGATATATAGGCCCTACTTCAAAGATCGCACGTAAATTTCGTGAGCCAATCTTCGGACCGGATAAAGTACTTGAAAAAAAGAACTATCCTCCAGGACAACACGGACAAACTAAGAAACGTGCTAAACAAAGCGAGTACGCTGTCCAGTTAATGGAAAAGCAGAAAGTGAAATACATGTACGGAATTCTGGAGCGTCAGTTCGCGAAAATTTTCGACCGTGCTTCCCGCAAAGGTGGCGTAACAGGTGAAAACCTTTTACAGTTGATCGAGCTTCGTTTAGATAACGTTACATTCCGTCTTGGTCTTGCACCAACACGTATGGCTTCTCGTCAATTAGTTTCTCACCGTCATATCACTGTGAATGGTAAAGTAGTTAACATCCCTTCTTATACTTGTCGCCCGGGTGACGTAGTAGCAGTTCGTGAGCAATCAAAAGCTCTTGAGGTGATCGTTAGCAATGCTCCATCTTCAGCTAGCCGTCATGCATGGTTAGAGTGGGACAGAGCATCAATGACAGGAAAAGTCCTTAGCGGACCATCACGCGACATGATCCCAGAATCGATCAAGGAGCAGTTGATTGTCGAACTATACAGTAAGTAG